TCGTCGTCCTGCTCTCGATGGTCTTCCTGATGCGCGGCGCCAAGGAGAGCGCCAGGGTCAACTCGATCATGGTCGCGGTGAAGATCGTCACCCTGCTGCTCTTCATCGGCATCGGCGTCATGGGCATCAAGGCCGGCAACTACACCCCGCTGGCCCCGCTCGGCATCACCGGCATCAGCGCCGCCGCCTCCACCCTCTTCTTCTCCTACATCGGCTTCGACGCCGCCTCCACCGCCGGTGAGGAGGCCAAGAACCCGAAGAAGGACCTGCCGCGCGCGATCATGCTCTCGCTGGCCATCGTCACCGTCCTCTACGTGCTCGTCGCCTTCGTCGCCGTCGGCGCCATGCCGTGGCAGGACTTCGAGGGCACCGAGGCCGCGCTCGCCCAGATCATGACCGACGTCACCGGCACCAGCGTCTGGGGCGTGGTCCTCGCCGCCGGCGCCGTCGTCGCGATCTTCTCCGTCGTCTTCGCCGTCCTCTACGGCCAGACCCGCATCCTCTTCGCGATGTCCCGCGACGGCCTCGTCCCCAAGGTCTTCGCCAAGGTCGACGAGAAGACCGGCGCCCCCCGCGCCAACGTGGTGATCGTCTCCCTCTTCTGCGGCGTCCTCGCGGCCTTCATTCCGCTGGGCAAGCTCGCCGACGCCACCAGCATCGGCACCCTCTTCGCCTTCGGCCTCGTCAACGTCGCCGTCGTCATCCTGCGCCGGACCCGCCCGGACATGCCGCGCACCTTCAAGGTGGCGCTCTTCCCCGTCACCCCGATCCTGGGCGTCATCGCCTGCGGCTACATGATGTTCAGCCTCGATATGGCCACGTGGATGGTCTTCGGTGGCTGGATGGCCGCGGGCCTCGTGTTCTACTTCCTGTACGGCATCCGCCGCTCCCGACTGGCCACGGAAGAAGTGGCCACAGCAGAGAAGTGATCCGCCCGCAGTGCGACTGAACGATCTCGACGAACGCATCGTGCACGCCCTCGCCGAGGACGCCCGCCGCTCCTACGCGGACATCGGCTCCGAGGTAGGGCTCTCCGCCCCCGCCGTGAAGCGGCGCGTGGACCGGCTGCGCGCCGAAGGCGCCATCACCGGCTTCACCGTCCGCGTGGACCCCGCCGCGATGGGCTGGGAGACCGAGGGCTTCATCGAGATCTACTGCCGCCACAACACCTCGCCGGACGACATCCGGCGAGGGCTGGAGCGGTACCCCGAGGTGGTGTCCGCGTCGACCGTCACCGGCGACGCGGACGCCCTCGTCCAGGTCTTCGCCTCCGACATGAGGCACTTCGAGCGCGTCCTGGAGCGCATCGCGGGCGAACCCTTCGTGGAGCGCACGAAGTCCGTACTCGTCCTCTCCCCCCTCCTGCGCCGCTTCACCTCCGGCGCGCCCGCCTGATCCGGGGCTCGTCAGACGGGCCTGTCAGACGGCCGTGTCAGGATCGGGCGCATGAAGATCCAGATCCCGCTGCCGGCCGACCCGCACACCTCGACCGTCTACACCGACTGGGCCCGCGCCCACGACCCCGGCGCCGAGCCGGCGGCCGTCGCGCTGTTCGACGAGGTCTGCGGCACGATCCACCGGGCCTACGAGAAGCCCGGCCGCTTCGTCGACGGCCTCGAGCGGCGGGTACGGGAGCTGGAACCGGCCCATCTGCCCTGGTTCTGGGACACCGTCGGCCACAAGCTCATCGGCTGGCACCTGCGCTCCGCCGCCCGCGCCTACGCCCTGGCCCGCAAGGCCGAGCGCACCCACCGCCTCCCCGTGGACCCCGACTGGCACCGGGCCAACGTGCTGCTGTTCGCCCGCGCCGGGGCCCTGCCCGCCACCGAGCTCAGCGGGCACCAGGCCTGGCTGGCCACCGCCCTGGAGCCCGGCCCGGCGCACGAGGAGTACGTACGCGTCCTGCACGCCTGGGCCGCGTCCCCCGGGGAACTCCCCGCCGACCTGGCCCGCCGCGTCCGGCTCTCGGCGCGCGCCGCCGGCCTGGACACCGCCGAGGAGGCCCGCGTACTGGGCCTCGTACTCGGCGCCGCGCGGGGCAAGGAGGTCCCCGACCGGCTGCTGGACGCCGCCGCGCCCCTGCTGGCCGCCCACCCTCCGGCGCAGGAGGTCGCGGCCCTGCTCCTCGACCTGTTCCCCGAGAGCCGCGGCGACGCCTCCTCCTGGCTGCGCCTGCTCCTCGGCTGCGGGGCGGCCGACGCCGCCGCGGCCGGGCGGATCGTCCCCGAGGGCGGCCTCACCGAATGGTTCTCCCGCTACGCCGGCCGCTACGCGCACGGCCGCCACGGCGGCGGCGTCATGCGCCAGCCCATGCCCGCCGAACTCTTCGGCCTGCTAGCCCTCTTCGCCCCCCGGCTACGCGCCTGCGAGGCCCCGCTGCGGCTGCACGAGGACCGCTACCGCTACCGGGGCCTGGACGCCGACCTCCTCGACGCCTGCCTCGCCGAAGGCATCGCCGTCGCGGACCCCGGGGTCGCCGTCGGGCTGGTGTTCTGGGACGGCCGTTCCCGGCGCGACCTCAAGGCCCTGGCCGCCGACCCGGTCTTCGGCCCCCGTCTGGAGGGCACCGTCCACTCCGCCCTGCGCGGCGGCGGCACCGCCATCAGCCGCCTCCCGCGCAACGCCGGCATCACCGCCGAGGTGCACGGCCGCGTCGAGAGCCTCCTCGCCGCCCTGCGCGGCGGCGGCCTCGCCGCGGCAGACGAGGCCGTCGACGAGCTCCGCACCCTCCTGGACCGGCCCACGGCCCGCGCCCTGGACGGCATCGACGAGGCCCTCGCCGAACCCGACCTGACCGGCCCGCTCGGCCGCGCCCTGCGCGCCGGACTGCCGGAGGAATACGGCTGGCCCGCCCTCGAAGACGCCGTCGCCGGCCTCGGCGGCCCCGCCGAGGTCACCGGCGTGACCTGCACCTGGCCCCTCCTGACCGTCTACGGGCCCGACCGGGCCGTCACCGTCGACCACGCGGGACCGCGCGCCTCCTGTGCCTTCCGGCTGCCCGAGGGCGCCGGCGGGCACACCGTGCACTACGTCGGCGGACAGTTCCTCGTCGCCTGGACCGACAGGTCCAACGGCTCCTTCGGCGAGCTCGCCTTCTGGTCCGACCGCCCCGACGAGGTCTTCGAGCCCGAGCAGAAGCTCGGCCTGCGCCGCTACGGCGGCATGATCCAGGGCGGCCTCGGCTACCACTTCGAGACCCCGGACGGCGGCGGACGCCACGAGGGCGGATTCGTCCTGCGGCCCGGCGGCCGCGAGGGAGTCGGCTCCTACGACTTCCAGATGACCGACGGCCGGCACCACTGGAGCACCGGCGGCCTCGGCTCCCGCGAAGTGCTCACCCGCGTCGACCCGCACACCGGCCGGGCCGGCACCGACACCACCCCGCCGGAGTTCCACACCCTGACCGGACTCCCGCCCGGCACGGAGCGCTTCGAGTACTCCTGCCAGACCCTCGCCGCCCTGCCCGCGGACGCCCCCGCCTCCCCGCTCGGCCAGGACGGCCGCCTCACCGGCTTCCGGGTCCTCAACCGCACCCCCTACAAGGGCCCCTCGCCCACCGAGTTCACGCTGGAGGGTGTCGACGGCCGCCGCGCCACCTACCGCAGCCGGCGCCTGGGCCGCAAGCCCTGGGCCGTCATCCGCATGCCCCAGGGCGGCGAGGAGGCGGTGCTCGTCGGCCAGGAGGCCGTCCGCTGCCACGCCGCCGAGGACAACTCCCTCCTGTGGCAGGTGCACGGTTTCCCCGGCTCCGACCGGCGCCGCACCCCCGGCTTCGGCGAGGGCGCCGGCCCCGTCCCGCCGCCCGCCTTCTGGCACTTCCTCACCCCGCGCTGCGAGACCTCCTCCAAGGCCCTGCGCGCCGTGGACGACACCGCCGTACGGGCCCTGCTCGAAGCCGCCGTCGGCGGAGACCCGGCCCCCGCCCTGCCCGGCCGCCTCGAACCGCGCATCGCCGACGGAGTCGACCGGGCCGCCCGGCTCGCCGCCGACGTCCTGCGCCGGCTGCGCGAACTCGCCCGGCGGGTAGCCGTGATGCGGGCCGCGCCGGTCGTCTCCCTGCGCACCGAAGTGACCGACTCCGTGCTCGCCCCCGCCCTGTACCACCTCGTCCCCTACCGCCACCGCCGCTACGACGAGCCCGCGCTCGCCCCGCAGCCCGCGCTGCTCACCGCCGTCGCCGCCGACGGGCGCCACCTGCGCGGCGAGATCGGCGACGAGGCCCGCGTCCTGGCCCGGCCCGCCGCCCCCGAGACCTGGGAGCCGCTGGTCGGCGGAATCGGCGCCGTCGCCTGGCGGGCCGCCGTCGCGACCACCCCCGACGAGGAGCGGACGGCGCTGGCCGCGCTGCTGGAGACCTGGAGCGGGCAGCCCTTCGCCGAGGCGGGTGGGAGCTGGCGTACCGGCCGGGCCCGGGAGGACGCGCTGGCCGCCTGCCGGGCCGCCGGGCACACCCTGGCCTCCGGCGCCGTCCGCGACGGCCTCGCCCGGTTCCTCCAGCGGGCCGCCGACCCCGCCCCCGAGGGCGCCGAGGACTGCGTGACCTCCACCGTCGAGGAGGATGACGCCGTACGCCTGCCCCGGCTGCTGGAACTGCTCGCCGAGCGGGGCCCGCTGGCGGTGGCGCCCGCCGCGCGGGAGGCCTTCGCACGGCTGACCGGGGTCCGGGGCCCCGTCGCGGCCCTGATCCTCGCCGGGTTCCCGGGCCGGGACAACCACCGCGAGCACCTCAAACTGCTCGCCTCCGCCCCGTTCAAGGCGAACAAGACCCTCGCCGAGGAGTACGGAGAGCTCTCGCGGCGGCTCGGCGACGCGGGCCGGCGGGCGGTCCTCGCCGCCGGCCTGCCGCAGGACGTGGCCGAGCTGTGGGAGCCGGACGGGACGATCCGGGCCGCCGAGCGGATGGCCGCCGTCTGGACGGGGCTGCTGGGCGCCGAGGAGTACGTGGACGAGGAGCTGGCCGCCGCCCTGGAGGCCGACCTGGGCCTGCCCCTGCCCTGGGCCCGGGCCCTGCCCGCCGGCCGCGCCCCCGCCGAGGCGCCCTTCGGGGAGGACGGCCTGGTCCTCGCCGGCACCCGCACGGGCGGGATCCACCTCCACCACGCGGGGCCGGACGGCGCCGCCGGGGACTGGGTGGACTCCCGGTGGCCCGCGCACCACCAGGCCGCCTCGGTGATCGCCTGGGCGCTGACCGAGCGGCCCGTCGGGGATCCGGCGGCCCGGGGCGCCCTCGGCCTGTACGGGAGGCTGCGGGCCCAGCTGGACGGCCCCGGCGCGCTCGTCCCCCTGGGCGGCTTCTTCGAGGAGCTGGCCGGCGTCGCGGAGACCGACCCGGCGTTCACCCCGTACGAGGGGACCGTCCTGCCCTGCCCGCAGCCGCTGTGGGAGGGGGCCGCCGGGACCTCCACGGTCCATGACGACGGGCTGTTCGTGGTGGCGGTGCCCAGCGGGGACAGCTTCCTGCGGCCGGCCGCCTTCGCCGACCCGGAGCGGATGGAGCGGGCCGAGCGGGTGGCCGCCACGGTGCGCGAGGGCTATCTGCTGACCGTCCTGCGCCGGCACCGGGACCTCCTCGACGGCCTCGCCCGGCTCGCCGCCCGCGCCGCCGACACCCCCGTGCCCGAGGGCGGCTACGAGGCGAACCCGGCGCTGAGCGCTCCCGAACTGGTCGCGGAGGTCGCGGAGGCCCTGGGCGTGGGCGCGGACGCCGCGGCCCTGTACCTCCAGCTGCTGGCCCTGGCCCGCCCGACGGACCGGTCCGTCCGCCGCTGGAACGGCTGGACGGCGGCCCGGCACAAGGCCGCCCAGGCGCAGCTGCTCGCCTCCGGCGCCGTGGAGAGCGACAAGCGGGCCCGCGCGGGACGCACGCTCTTCCTCCCGGACCAGTGGACGGAGCTGAAGGCCCCGCACCTCCCGGTGGAGCACGCCAAGCTGGCCGCCCATCTGGCGTCGGCCTCCGGTACGACGCTGCACGCGCCGCTCCTGCGCCTGCTCGCACCGCTGCCGCCGCACGAACTGTTCGCCCGGGCCTGGGCGGCGACCGGGCGGTAGAACGGGAGCGGGGCGCAGGCCCGACGACCGCTGATCTGCTGCGTGTTCATCGCCACGGCCGTCTGCCTCCGCCCCGGCTCCCGTTCCGCCGACGCTACGGGAGAGGCCCGTGGCACTCAATGAACCCCGTGTTAAACCGTGTTACGAGTGATCATCGGCCTCGGGGACCCGCAGGCCGATGAACACCGGCTCGCGGCGCAGGGTGAAGCCCATCGACTCGTACAGCCGGATGGCGTTGGTGTTGTCCGCCGCCGCGTGCAGGAAGGGGAGGTCGCCGCGCTCCCGGATCACGGCGGCCACCGCGCGGATCAGCCGCGCCGCCAGGCCCTGGCCGCGGTGGTCCGGGTGGGTGCACACCGCGCTGATCTCGGTCCAGCCCGGCGGCCGGATCCGCTCCCCGGCCATCGCCACGAGCCGGCCCTCGTGCCGGATCCCGAGGTACGTGCCCAGTTCGACGGTGCGGGGCAGGAAGGGGCCCGGCTCGGTCAGCTCCACCAGCGCCGTCATCTCCGCGACGTCGGCGGGGCCGAGCCGGACCGCCTCCGGCGCGGCCTCGGCCCGTACCGCCCGGCCGTCCAGCTGGACCCCGGGGATGGACAGCACCGTCTTCCAGTCGGGCGGCGGGGTGGGCAGGCCGGTCAGCCACACCTCCTGGCCGGGCCCGGCCAGCGCGGCCAGGTCCGCCCAGGCGGCGGGGTCGGCCGGGTCGGCGAGGGCGGCGAAGGGGTTCGCGTCCGGGACGTAGCGGGCGGCCCCGCGCCCGGAGTACTCGGCGAAGGCGCGGTGCGGGCCATTCAGGGCCGCCCACACCGGGTTGTCCAGCTGGGCGGCGGGGTTCTCGGTGGACATGCGGTGCGGGGTCCTTCCATGGGGGAACGGCGGCAGGCTATGCCCCGCCGGCCCCGGGAAGCAGCTGGTTTTCGCCGACACCGACGAGGCCACCCCCAGGGGACGCCCCGGCCGGGGAAAGGGCCCCGCGCAACGATTCGCCGTACATCGGTCAGAACGCGCAACGAATCGATGCGCCCAGCGCAACGCTCACGGCTTGTCCCGGTCGAACGCGCGAACGTACCGTTTTACGACCCCCACCCCACCTGTCACAGAGGTACGCCCATGCCCCCGCTGCGCACCGCACTCCTCCAGAGCTCCGGACGGCTCGGCGACACCGCCGAGAACCTGAAGCGGCTCGACGAGGCCGCGGCGCGCGCCGCACAGGGCGGGGCCGGGCTCCTCGTGACCTCGGAGATGTTCCTGACCGGCTACGCGCTGGAGGTCGAGGACATCGCGGGGCTCGCCGAACCGGCCGACGGCGAGTCCGCCCACGCCATCGGCGGGATCGCCCGCCGCCACGGGATCGCCGTCCTGTACGGCTACCCCGAGCGGGACGGCGACGCCGTCTACAACTCGGCGCAGCTGATCGGCCCCGACGGCACCCGGCTGGCGAACTACCGCAAGACCCACCTCTTCGGCTGCTTCGAGCAGGAGGCCTTCACCCCCGGGGACACCCCGGTGGTCCAGGCCGACCTGAACGGTCTCCGCGTC
The Streptomyces sp. NBC_00091 genome window above contains:
- a CDS encoding amino acid permease translates to MRRKPVERLVAEGGQGEGGSLRRSLTMWQLTMISIGATLGTGIFVVLGTAAPKAGPAVTISFVIAGLTALFSALSYAELAGSVPVSGSSYSYAYATMGELIAWICGWCLVLEYAVSVAAVAVGWGQYVNEFLDGTIGVTIPESVSAPLGEGGFINLPALVVVLLSMVFLMRGAKESARVNSIMVAVKIVTLLLFIGIGVMGIKAGNYTPLAPLGITGISAAASTLFFSYIGFDAASTAGEEAKNPKKDLPRAIMLSLAIVTVLYVLVAFVAVGAMPWQDFEGTEAALAQIMTDVTGTSVWGVVLAAGAVVAIFSVVFAVLYGQTRILFAMSRDGLVPKVFAKVDEKTGAPRANVVIVSLFCGVLAAFIPLGKLADATSIGTLFAFGLVNVAVVILRRTRPDMPRTFKVALFPVTPILGVIACGYMMFSLDMATWMVFGGWMAAGLVFYFLYGIRRSRLATEEVATAEK
- a CDS encoding carbon-nitrogen hydrolase family protein, producing MPPLRTALLQSSGRLGDTAENLKRLDEAAARAAQGGAGLLVTSEMFLTGYALEVEDIAGLAEPADGESAHAIGGIARRHGIAVLYGYPERDGDAVYNSAQLIGPDGTRLANYRKTHLFGCFEQEAFTPGDTPVVQADLNGLRVGIMICYDVEFPENVRAHALAGTDLLLVPTAQMHPFQFVAEQLVPVRAFENQMYIAYVNRTGPEGEFEFVGLSCLASPDGVTRTRAGRAEELVYGEVDPELLKASRETNPYLRDRRPGLYASLV
- a CDS encoding GNAT family N-acetyltransferase; this encodes MSTENPAAQLDNPVWAALNGPHRAFAEYSGRGAARYVPDANPFAALADPADPAAWADLAALAGPGQEVWLTGLPTPPPDWKTVLSIPGVQLDGRAVRAEAAPEAVRLGPADVAEMTALVELTEPGPFLPRTVELGTYLGIRHEGRLVAMAGERIRPPGWTEISAVCTHPDHRGQGLAARLIRAVAAVIRERGDLPFLHAAADNTNAIRLYESMGFTLRREPVFIGLRVPEADDHS
- a CDS encoding Lrp/AsnC family transcriptional regulator, translating into MRLNDLDERIVHALAEDARRSYADIGSEVGLSAPAVKRRVDRLRAEGAITGFTVRVDPAAMGWETEGFIEIYCRHNTSPDDIRRGLERYPEVVSASTVTGDADALVQVFASDMRHFERVLERIAGEPFVERTKSVLVLSPLLRRFTSGAPA